ACCAGTTTCTGGTTGTGATGTCAAATTTGAGGTCCATTATGCTAGAGAAAGGTCTTGAATTTGGTCAAATGCAATGAAAAGATATACTATTGGAAAATAATGGATAAGCAAGGATGAAAAATAAAACTCGCTTCTGAAATAAAACTCGCAATGAAAAGATATACTGGGTGTCAAGCCTAATGTAACTGCACCAACCCTACCTGCAGAGTTGTTTTGTTTCTAGGTGAAGgcacattttgaattttttgggtCTAGCTTCTGAACTTGAATAAAAGAGATAAGGTAAGACATTTGAtttcaaatatattaattttttttaagaaaaaataactAACCCGATTCAATTTCCAACTGTGTTTAtttgatcttaaaaataaaagttgtataataatgagaaataaTTAAACAAAAGATCTGAAACCTGACTTTTGCTTTGGATTTTTCTCTTGTAGGTGTGATGAATTATCCATAATGTCGTATACGAAgttcatttaaaattttctgcAATATAACCTCTCTTTCTATCATGGTTCCATAGGTTCTTGCTGACAAATATGGTAATGTTGTCCATTTTGGGGAGCGTGATTGTAGCATTCAGGTACATATTTTAAACTATGGGTCATGTTGTTCTTTATTTCATCATATTGAACCTTATGGCTTCTGCACAAatattgtgttcttttaattATATCAAAATAGGAGGAtaatatgccatgttttatacAAAGGCAATTGTGTTTGATATTTACTTGCCCTTATACCATTATAATAATTctttttataatatattattaGTTTTTAGGTGCCTAGGGCTACTATACCAATATTACTTTCAAGTTATCTTGTCTAAATAGGAGGATAATATGCCTTTTTTACCTTGAACAATATTGAAACTGTTTGAATAAATctatacttaattaaattaagtcaAGTTGTAATATATTTAATATGTCTAAATATAGTAAAATGTAAGATAGTACTTGTTAAAAcaatttctaagcatgaaactaagCTTATGTTTCAATCAACTATGGTTTTGTTAACCACTCTTCTCAAACCCTTAGTATTCCCTAAACCTGTTTACTATGATGCGATCACATTTTTTTCAGATCCAAAACATATTGGGCTCAATTGAATTTACGTATTCAATAAAGATAACCTctgtagatacttctctatgttCAATATTTGTTTTAACTTTTCTTCTTTTATCTCATTAGCTTGTATTACTACTCAAGCTTAAAGGTTATGTTTCCCACACATTTAGTATTTACTTGTGGTTCAACTTCGGAATAAACATGGCTTGATGATGATGACAACTTGTGATTCTATTATAAGATGCTTTAGTAAACTGAAATTTTGCCTGTGGTCCTTCTATCTTTTGCATGTTCCATAGTTCattttttcaaatttcaattgataacctAAGTTTCAAGTTGTCATCTACTAAGCCAATTAGAATTCTTGGTTAATGTATTCATCTCAGTATGTtgttatagattttttttaaaaaataaataaataaattgtgcTTTGCATATTGTTGAATTGGCGCATACATAGCTTTATAAAAAATTAACTCATCGACTTTGAATCTGATTTGTTGGGAGCCAAATCTCTCCTTGTGATGTTACTTGGTTTTCTCATGATCATTATTTACATGTCTATCTAACATTAGTTTGTATTTGAAATAAAAATGCTTATCATCATCTATCACACATTGATATTTATTTCCATATGACATAGAAATTAAAAACAAGTGAAAAGTTCTTTCATTTGTGTAGGAGGAACTTAACAAGATAAATGCAGAACTTAACTAGTGACCTCATTTATGCACAAGGGCAGGTATCGAAACCAAGAATAACCTAATTGAACCAAACCAAATCCaatctaaaaatttgatttattgatTTACAAATTTTGTTTCAATTTGAAAATAGGGAAATTTAAGTTCTGCTTTGGGACTATTCTAAACTAAAGAATAAAGATTGAATTGTCTACATGGAGAGAGGAGCTTTGGAGGCTTATGTGATAGTCATGTCCCaactaaaaggaaagttttatatgtGGTATGACCATATTTTATGAATCAGAGTGTTGGGCTATTAAGGAAACAACGCCTACAAATATATAAAATGGATGTTTGATATTTACTAGTATCAATAAAATAAGAATACCAAGATATGAAAGATATTTAgtttagctccaatagataacaAAATGAATGAAAATAGCTTGAATTGATATGGATTCAAAGATGACCAAACGAGTTGATCAAACATGGCTTGATGGTGATGACTAGGGTAAACCAACCAAACTGAACTGCTAAGAACATATGTGTACATGTGTAGGTACCTATGAAGAGAATAAACTTAAATCACTTTAATTTTTAAATGTAAACCTAACCAATAGGTTTGTTGGGTTTGGAAGCTTATTTGTTTCATGTTTGGTCTCAAAAGTTACAATTTAGATTTGGTTTTGGATTTCCTGATAGACTGAAAACCGTGCCCATGCACAACAATGCTCATGAAGTCATCCCCAAGTCTGCATAGTGGACATTTATTATTGCTTTTGGTGTTCCTTAATATAGAAGCACCACAGTCATGATTGTGATCCACCCTTAGGATCTATGATCCTATTTCCCAAGTAGGATGGTAATTATGTTGGGATCTTACAAAGTGGCAATCCAATCCTATGTTCTCTTGCAGTTCAAGCTTGATATGCATTGAAAATAAATCATCTTTGCCATTCCGTGGCACTACGAAGACAACTATATGAGACTGCTTTTTAATTTTTGAGGAGAATAATCACTTTTGTAAGTCATTTATCGTTTATTTCTAGCTATGTAAAAATGCAATGCCTTTGtagttatatttaaaaaattcataaaattacTTTGTGTTATTTGAATGATGCAAAGTATCAAATGTTTTGATTAATACTAGATATTGGAATATAGAACATGTAATAAAAGGTTATCAATATCAAATGCAATTTCTCATGAAAATATTTTGTGAAATTGTAGGATCTTAAGATCATATGGTCCTCATAGGATCTTAATTCTAACAACCTTGTCCACTAGATGTCTTCGTAAACCTGTTAATTGTGAAATCTTCCAATGCTTAAGTCGGTTCAAGTGGTAAAATATTAGAATGCAAAGTAACAGTGCTGTGTGTTCAATATTTTAGGCTTTTTGTATTACCTTGGTGATGCTACAAGTGAATGTAGCAATTTTGCTTTAAGTCGCATGAAATACAGAATGCGGTTAAGCTGCTTTCTGATTCATTATGCAGGTATATGTTAGGTGATGTGGCTGTGAATCTTATGTCACATGCCAGCATCTGGTTGGTGTTCAATTGGCTAGTAAACCAACAATGACtttaattgtaaaattttgaattttgatgacTGTTTAACATATTTTTTGGCACTTTGTGCCGATGTTATGAAATAGCCTACAAAACGGGTTCTAAAGGATTAAATTTTTGTACACTGAAATAACTTCACAGAGGAGAAACCAGAAACTTCTAGAGGAAGCTCCTTCACCTGCTTTGACCCCAGAACTACGTAAAGCTATGGGTGATGCAGCTGTAGCAGCTGCTGCATCTATAGGTTACATTGGTGTAGGAACTGTTGAATTTCTCTTGGACGAAGGAGGTTCTTTCTATTTCATGGAGATGAACACCAGGATACAGGTATTTACAGTTTTTATGCATGTGCTAGTTTATGGACCTGGAAGGTTATGATTAAATGTCATTTCAACCAAAACCAGGTAGAGCATCCTGTCACAGAAATGATTTCTTCAACTGACTTGATTGAGGAACAAATACGTGTGGCTCTTGGTGAAAGTTTGACTTACAAACAGGTGCAATACATTTTATTATTCATTTATAAACTCAATTTACTTGAGCTCATAATTTATTATAGTCTGCTTAATACACAGGAAGATATTGTTCTGAGAGGGCATTCAATTGAGTGCCGTATTAATGCAGAAGACCCTTTCAAAGGGTTTCGTCCTGGACCTGGTACTCTTTTACTCTTTGATTCTTAATtagttatttgaaaaatatcaccTAATAAATTGAAAAAGTAGAATTCAATAGTCTATAACTAggctctttaattttttttcacctTCTGTTCTATTTTTCTAGAGACCAGCTGTGTTTCAATCCCAAGTTTTCTTCATCCACCCTGACCAGTGAAACTATTGAGTTTTGGACTGGTTTATATTGAATTATTGTATTCTAGAAAAGCTTCTGTATGATATCATGCAAATTGCAGGGAAAATCACATCGTACTTGCCATCTGGAGGACCATTTGTGAGAATGGATAGTCATGTTTACCCAGGTTACGTGGTTCCCCCAAGCTACGACTCTTTACTTGGGAAGGTGCCTTACTgatttgtttttattattttgttaaggTGGTTATTGTTGGTTCTGTTGTGAGATTTCTTGGCTCTCTTGTCCTGACTCGTCTTATACAAGGATTATTGATATCATAGCTCCTGTAGTTCTTAcagtttggtttattttaattCAGCTTATTGTTTGGGCACCAACCAGGGAGAGAGCAATAGAACGAATGAAAAGGGCCCTGTGTGACACCATGATCACTGGTTAGTAAACCGTCACTGAATCAAAAACTCAACAAATTCATTGAGTTGTTGCTTTTCATCAACCAAGAACACCGATCTGTTGCAATATATTAGAGTATATGACTAGATTTTTCGTGCCTGAATGATTTCATTTCACACATTTTTATTTGGAAGAGAAAATGTTTTCACCAATCTCAAGTTTTCTGCCTTCACATGTCTAGCTGCTATTTCTTTTCTTGGCTTGCTGATATATATTCTTGGAATAGACAACGAACTTGTCTTTTTTATGTTATACCTTCGTGTTACTTTGTTACCGTCAATCCTCTAATCATTTACTGTACCCAAAGTAAAACTCAAGTGAAATTTGGTATAAACACCGCCACAAATGAAATTTATTCTCTTATTCCTCCACAACTCATTTAGTGGAATAAAGGtttggttattgttgttgtatttCTCCAGAGTCATGAAAATTggagtttaaagttttgaaatttgtTGTCATTATGGTACAAGACCTGAAGCTTTACAGCACAAGGCAACATTTAAAAGGAAAAGCTTGTTTATGTAGTAGTGTATTCTTTTTCATATATGTTTCGAGTAACAGATTATTAGTATTTTTTTCCCCTTGAACAGGAGTACCTACCACTATTGAGTACCATAAGTTGATTCTTGACATTGAGGTACTATGCCAAATATGAATTGTCAAATATAACTCAGGTAGTAAATTCTAGTCATTTCTCATCTTTGTTTATATAAAACAGGATTTCAGAAACGGAAAGGTGGACACTGCATTCATACCAAAGCATGAAAATGAGTTGGCTGCAGTGAGTATCTCGCATAATCCTTTAGTCAGGTTTTCGCGAAGTGAATTGACTGATCCATTGTGTTCCAATGCAGCCCCAGAAGGTGATCCTGTCTACCTCAGAAAAAGAGCTTTCTGTATCGAACAACTAGATTTACCAGGATTTCTGAAGGAATAGCTGCGGTTTGCTTGCGTTATAAGAGTTTGGCACCAGAATAACCTTCTGATTACTTGCTTCTTCTCATGTTGCTTTCTTTCTTATGAAAGACAATCTATCACTTTTGTCTTCTGTTTTCAAACAAAAAGGGAGGTGTATCTCATAGTGCAGATATATATAGCGAAATTCATGTGGCAAGAATCATATAAGATGATATTTATCAGGAGAAAACTGTTCAATAATTAACACCTGATGCATCATTTGTTATTCAGGTCATGTTCATATACGAAGCAAACACACAAATATAAAAATCTACTAGTGTTGAAGAATTAATTACATTTGAAAGGAAGACAGTTGTTGTCTCTGTGCTGACCTGCAAAACAAGGAACTCATCCGAGAGTGATGTATTCCATGAGCTCAAGCTTTAATTCTATAACAAGTGCTTCCTGCATTAGAAGAAAAGAAAACGAAAGAAAAAAATATCAGTAGTTAGAATTTCTTTGGAATTTTCATgtagcatatatattttttaatttaggtaGTCCGTTTCGTCCGATGTTTTTTTATTTGTCTGCCGGATAAATTTAAAACACATGATGCACATTAGAAGTTGAAGTATAAGATATTAGTTTCATTTGGAATTCAAATTCCGATTCTTTTTGAGAATTCTATTTGCAAATAAATTTTCTTCAACCTAAATTCAGTGGCTCGAACATTAACTTCTTTAACACAAATTGAAgtgcttttttttttataatccatgTTTTCAGATTTTAcactattaattttaattttgaacgtCTACTCTTTAATTTGTTTATTGaataaatttgaaatataatGTATGCATATTTAGAAGTTGGTTTCTAAAATATTATTTAGAATTCAAATTTTaactcttttattattattttttaaatatttttatctctacgCTACAATTCCCTGTTTTCACGTTCGTTTACTCAAGTCCGACACGGGAAACTTTTTCGAGTTTATTTTCTAATTCAGTGGCTAataatctattatttttttatttcattttacactcttttcttttaaaaaaaaatcagtttatGATTGGTTGAGAAGGAAAAAAACACAGAgagattgttttaataaaaagaattttaaaaaactaatatttttctaTTGTTTTCCATCTTAAATGttgataattaaatttatattacttATACAGCTTATAACTCATTGGAATcatatgtgttcaagtttatATATATTCTCGTCGAACCAGAGCTAAGCAATTGATTAGTAACTGAACGAACCAATTTTGAtaaatcgaatcgaaccaataTAAAAATTGATTGATTTGGTcaaaaattaagttgatttactAATTGAACACTTGATTGACCAACTGCTCTTTAGATGTGAGCAATGAGCGTGAGTCACAAATTAGGAATTTTAAACTTCGATTCGAACATAGCAGTTAATTGATATAATAAATTGTTATACTTAGGgctataaataaattaaacattaatgaataaatttaatgttcgacttgataaaaatttatttatattcattcaatatacacaaaatcaattaaataaataagtttaaatacatATACGTTTACCTcgttaatattcatgaataacgtctatgaataatgttcgtgaacaaacgttcgtgaataatattcatgaaccatgttaattaataaaattcttatcaatgtattaaataaataataaaataaataaatttaaattattaagctcaataaccaatcaaacaagtaaaaattTCAAATACTGAAAGAAGCTTTACTTTATCTTTTATGTGTTGCAAAATTACATGTACTCTCTTGCAAGAGAGAAACCCCTTGTTCCCCTAGGCTAGCAGGTCAGGTTTGGCCCCCCTGATAGTCTAGGCTTTTCCTTGATGGAATAAAGGTCTCTTTTTaccggaaaaaaaaaaaaaaagttgatccGGCTTATAACCATAAAAGGGAAGTACATACACAGGCCATAAGAAGCTTGAAGACTTTAAAGTTCGACTTATCTACAATTCTACATTTACTATATCATCCGGTTTCTAATAACATAATAGTCGACCGAtatatttagtttaattaatttaaaatagagACTAAATCAATTAAACTGAATTAactgttatttaaaaaaaactgaaCTTCTAAATTAAttgaatcaaaattttaaattcgatCCATTAGATcgattaatttagtttaattaatttttgctCACCCATTCGGGAATGTGCCCACTAAATATTTAGTacgtataataataataatttcaattatatacatgaaaatttaatattaataaatttagaaaaaaactGTTTCATCTAAatgattataaataattttaataataaaaaaaatggaaattaaAACCCCTCGTTACAACATTTataaaaatagttcatctaaccgGTTAAACTgaattaactatttttttaaaaaaataaattttcgaaATAACTTAActcaatttataaattaaattgattcgatCGATTAATTGGATTTAGCCGACATTTTGCTCATCCTCACGTGGAACGTGTTCACATTTAATTACATACATAAATTTTCaacattaataaattttaaaaatattgcttttttatcaaaattattatgaataattttaataataaaaaatagacaaTTAAAACCCCTCGCTACAACATTTATAAATTTCATCCCCAATTAAGGATTATTTTTAAATGATGCAATCCTAGTAGACatattcaaataaattttcaagattttatctttatttttgttataataagtttatatttaattttccttttaaataAGTTACTACATTTCTTTTTCAATTAGAATAGTGGTTAGACTTTTTCTCTTAAGGACTATGCTATCGTTACATGCCTAttagaataaaaatataattggttAATCAATTTCGGTTAATTATTGTTGGCCATTTCTCCAATCTCCTTTTAGACAGGATGCAGGTGTGTGTATATTACACACACAGGAGTGGTATCCTGAGGTGCATATCCTACCATTCCGTACAGTGAAAGTGAGCTAGGGGGTGAGAGAGGCTATGTGTGAAGGGTTAAGCTCGCGGCTGGTGAGGGAGAGGTCGCAATAGGAGAGGGTTGAGCGATGCTTCCGTTAGGGCTCgcggagaggaagaggagaggtttGAGGGGTTTTTTTTTCTCTCGCCGTTCGCGCAACTTGCCTCTCATAtgttattttatatattaattattttaaattttattatgtatttatttatctttattCTTTATATCTTCTCCTTCATCGTGTTTAAATAATTGAACGTTATTAATGTGAGTGTTATAATATCTATCTATATTGTTTTGTAATAATAATTGAGTATTTACTATTTAAGTATTATAATATCCAATATGAATACTCTATTGAAATTACCGTGACTGATATGTTCAGTTACATTTAATCGAATTTGAACttttattttcaaatagcatatcatccatattgatttgaatattaatatatattattttttcaaataacaTGTCACGTagtaattatattaatattttttattaataatatttatatttattttaatattaataatgattattttaaatttcactatgtatttatttatctttattcattatatttatttattaaccgCGTTTAAATAATGGAATGTTGCTAATATGTgagtattataatatttatttatattattttaataatattataatacccACACGTTAATACCAATATTACTGGAACGCATTCACAGATTAAAATAATAGCTTTTAATTATTCAACATTAGTAAATTTAAAAATGctgtttttatcaaaattattttaaacaattttaataataataaacaaaaaattaaaacactACGCTATTTCAGATAAACATATTCAAAAAAATCTTTGGAGATCTTATCTTTATTTTTtccctttttaaaaataaaatta
Above is a genomic segment from Zingiber officinale cultivar Zhangliang unplaced genomic scaffold, Zo_v1.1 ctg150, whole genome shotgun sequence containing:
- the LOC122036400 gene encoding biotin carboxylase 2, chloroplastic-like, whose amino-acid sequence is VLADKYGNVVHFGERDCSIQRRNQKLLEEAPSPALTPELRKAMGDAAVAAAASIGYIGVGTVEFLLDEGGSFYFMEMNTRIQVEHPVTEMISSTDLIEEQIRVALGESLTYKQEDIVLRGHSIECRINAEDPFKGFRPGPGKITSYLPSGGPFVRMDSHVYPGYVVPPSYDSLLGKLIVWAPTRERAIERMKRALCDTMITGVPTTIEYHKLILDIEDFRNGKVDTAFIPKHENELAAPQKVILSTSEKELSVSNN